Proteins found in one Triticum urartu cultivar G1812 chromosome 4, Tu2.1, whole genome shotgun sequence genomic segment:
- the LOC125550807 gene encoding probable alkaline/neutral invertase F produces MKRVSSHVSIASEAEINLDLSRLLIDKPRFTLERKRSFDEQSWSDLSHRHNDGFDSVAHSPAFRTGFESPFSTGSHFGEPSGPHPLVNEAWEALRKSVVYFRGQPVGTVAAVDHASEEVLNYDQVFVRDFVPSALAFLMNNEPEIVKNFLLRTVHLQSSEKMVDRFKLGAGAMPASFKVDRNVNRNTETLVADFGESAIGRVAPVDSGFWWIILLRAYTKYTGDASLSESPDCQKCMRLILNLCLSEGFDTFPTLLCTDGCSMIDRRMGIYGYPIEIQALFYMALRCALQMLKPDGEGKDFIEKIGQRLHALTYHMRNYFWLDFPHLNNIYRYKTEEYSHTAVNKFNVIPDSIPDWVFDFMPCRGGYFLGNVSPAMMDFRWFALGNCIAIISSLATPEQSSAIMDLIEERWDELVGEVPLKIVYPALENHEWRIITGCDPKNTRWSYHNGGSWPVLLWLLTAACIKTGRPQMAKRAIELSEARLLKDGWPEYYDGKLGKFVGKQARKFQTWSIAGYLVARMMLEDPSTLMMISMEEDRPVKPTMRRSASWNA; encoded by the exons ATGAAGAGAGTCTCATCGCATGTCTCCATTGCCTCAGAGGCAGAGATCAATCTTGATCTCTCACGGTTACTAATTGACAAGCCAAGGTTCACACTGGAGCGTAAGAGGTCATTTGATGAACAGTCATGGAGTGACCTCTCGCATCGGCATAATGACGGCTTTGATAGTGTGGCGCATTCGCCTGCATTCCGCACCGGTTTCGAGTCACCATTCTCAACGGGCTCACACTTCGGTGAGCCAAGTGGACCACACCCGCTTGTGAATGAGGCATGGGAGGCACTCAGGAAGTCTGTAGTGTATTTTCGTGGCCAGCCTGTGGGTACCGTTGCTGCGGTAGATCATGCATCAGAGGAGGTGCTCAATTATGATCAG GTTTTTGTGCGGGATTTTGTTCCTAGTGCATTGGCTTTCTTAATGAACAACGAACCTGAAATAGTGAAGAACTTCCTCTTGAGAACTGTCCACTTGCAAAGCTCGGAAAAAATGGTAGACCGGTTCAAGCTTGGAGCAGGAGCAATGCCTGCAAGTTTCAAGGTGGACCGTAATGTGAACAGGAACACTGAAACATTAGTTGCAGATTTTGGTGAGAGCGCAATTGGCAGGGTGGCACCAGTGGACTCTGGATTTTGGTGGATTATTCTCCTCCGGGCGTATACAAAGTATACTGGAGATGCTAGTTTGTCAGAATCACCTGATTGTCAGAAGTGCATGCGGCTTATACTGAATCTTTGCTTATCTGAGGGATTCGATACTTTCCCAACTCTGCTCTGCACTGATGGTTGCTCAATGATCGATCGTCGAATG ggtatatacGGTTATCCTATTGAGATCCAAGCTCTCTTCTACATGGCATTAAGATGTGCCCTCCAAATGCTTAAGCCGGATGGTGAAGGGAAGGACTTCATAGAGAAGATAGGGCAACGACTGCATGCATTAACCTACCACATGAGAAATTACTTCTGGCTTGATTTTCCACATCTAAATAACATATATAGATACAAAACAGAAGAATACTCCCACACCGCTGTGAACAAATTCAATGTCATTCCGGATTCAATCCCTGATTGGGTGTTTGATTTCATGCCTTGTCGGGGAGGCTACTTCCTTGGCAACGTCAGCCCTGCTATGATGGACTTCAGGTGGTTTGCTCTTGGAAACTGTATTGCCATTATATCATCTCTAGCTACCCCGGAGCAGTCATCGGCAATAATGGATCTCATCGAGGAGAGATGGGATGAGCTAGTGGGCGAGGTGCCTCTTAAGATAGTATATCCTGCACTTGAGAACCATGAATGGAGAATAATTACTGGCTGCGACCCCAAGAATACTAGGTGGAGTTATCATAATGGAGGATCTTGGCCAG TTCTTCTATGGCTGCTGACAGCAGCCTGCATCAAGACCGGGCGGCCACAAATGGCGAAGCGCGCCATCGAGCTCTCCGAGGCAAGGCTCCTCAAGGACGGCTGGCCCGAGTACTACGACGGCAAGCTGGGCAAGTTCGTCGGCAAGCAGGCCAGGAAGTTCCAGACATGGTCCATCGCTGGATACCTAGTCGCGAGGATGATGCTGGAGGACCCATCGACGCTCATGATGATCTCCATGGAGGAGGACCGGCCTGTGAAGCCGACAATGAGGCGGTCGGCGTCATGGAATGCTTGA